Proteins encoded within one genomic window of Companilactobacillus zhachilii:
- a CDS encoding SDR family NAD(P)-dependent oxidoreductase, which translates to MTNLLNQTVIVTGASSGIGKDVAVNAARCGANVILIARSEDKLQAVRNECIRVGAESAQHEYLSVDMSDPDQITAAVEKIATISDDIDVLVNAAGFGDFSNYMETDFDKIEKMFRVNVLGLMLMTRLVASGMIENGRGHIINVGSMAGKITTPKSAAYAATKAAVIAFSDGLRLELRPMGVYVTTVNPGPVDTNFFNVADHSGNYLDSVKYFVLDPDRLAWEIVNTFGRKKREINRPRYMELAAVLYKLAPDLGDYFAATLGNRK; encoded by the coding sequence ATGACTAATTTATTGAATCAAACAGTTATTGTTACAGGCGCATCATCTGGTATTGGGAAAGATGTTGCCGTCAATGCCGCTAGATGTGGTGCTAATGTGATTTTAATTGCCCGTAGTGAAGATAAATTACAGGCAGTTAGAAATGAATGTATTCGTGTCGGTGCTGAGAGTGCTCAACATGAATATTTGTCAGTTGATATGAGTGATCCTGATCAAATTACTGCTGCTGTTGAGAAAATTGCTACTATCAGTGATGATATTGACGTTTTAGTTAATGCGGCTGGCTTTGGTGATTTTTCAAATTATATGGAAACAGATTTTGACAAGATCGAAAAAATGTTCCGTGTGAATGTTTTAGGACTTATGTTGATGACAAGATTGGTTGCATCAGGTATGATTGAAAACGGTCGTGGACATATTATTAATGTTGGTTCAATGGCTGGTAAGATCACTACACCTAAGTCTGCTGCCTATGCAGCTACTAAGGCAGCTGTGATCGCATTTTCAGACGGTCTCAGACTTGAATTGAGACCAATGGGTGTTTATGTAACAACTGTTAATCCTGGCCCTGTGGACACTAATTTCTTCAATGTGGCTGATCATTCAGGCAATTATCTTGATTCAGTAAAATATTTTGTCCTTGATCCTGATCGATTAGCATGGGAAATTGTGAATACTTTTGGCCGTAAAAAACGTGAAATTAATCGTCCACGTTATATGGAATTAGCAGCAGTGCTTTACAAATTAGCTCCAGATCTTGGAGATTATTTTGCTGCAACATTGGGCAATCGTAAATAG
- the pfkB gene encoding 1-phosphofructokinase, with translation MIYTITVNPSIDYVLQLENLNTGEVNRTSSDVKLPGGKGINVSRILKALDIDSTALGFVGGATGSMFEELLAQHELKTAFTKVKEDTRINVKINAVAQSEETEINGAGPAISTAERQTFMDQLSNIGDGDIVIMAGSLCKNLDAKFYLDIAQTIQKQGAEFVIDTTGQALLDTLPLHPLVVKPNHHELADLFNVTFKNEQEIVTYARKLLDQGAKHALVSMAGDGALLVTKDKAYKANAPKGTVINSVGAGDSMIAGFAGTFMETKDPIESFHMGAACGSATAFSQDIAVKTKIDEVYKEISITEL, from the coding sequence TTGATTTATACAATTACAGTCAACCCTTCAATTGATTACGTTTTACAATTGGAGAATTTAAATACTGGCGAAGTAAACAGAACATCAAGCGATGTTAAACTTCCTGGTGGAAAAGGTATTAATGTTTCACGAATTTTAAAGGCTTTAGATATTGATTCAACAGCTTTGGGATTTGTCGGTGGTGCTACTGGTTCCATGTTTGAAGAACTTCTTGCCCAACACGAATTAAAAACAGCTTTTACCAAAGTAAAAGAAGATACTCGTATCAATGTCAAAATCAATGCTGTTGCTCAAAGTGAGGAAACTGAGATTAACGGTGCTGGCCCTGCTATTAGTACAGCCGAACGACAAACTTTTATGGACCAATTAAGTAACATTGGTGATGGTGACATCGTTATCATGGCTGGAAGCCTTTGCAAAAACCTTGATGCTAAATTTTATTTAGATATTGCTCAAACGATTCAAAAACAAGGTGCTGAATTTGTAATTGATACTACCGGTCAAGCTTTGTTGGACACTTTGCCACTTCATCCGTTAGTTGTTAAACCTAATCACCATGAATTGGCTGACTTATTCAACGTTACCTTTAAGAATGAACAAGAAATCGTCACTTATGCTCGTAAGTTACTGGACCAAGGTGCTAAACATGCCTTAGTTTCAATGGCTGGTGACGGTGCCCTACTAGTTACTAAGGATAAGGCTTATAAAGCCAATGCTCCTAAAGGGACCGTTATTAATTCCGTTGGTGCTGGTGACTCCATGATTGCTGGTTTTGCTGGAACATTCATGGAAACAAAAGATCCAATCGAAAGCTTCCATATGGGTGCAGCTTGTGGATCAGCAACAGCCTTCAGTCAAGACATTGCCGTTAAGACAAAGATTGACGAAGTTTACAAAGAAATCTCTATTACAGAGCTCTAA
- a CDS encoding DeoR/GlpR family DNA-binding transcription regulator, with product MLTEERQQIILEQLKLHNIVKLHDLIPLTGASESTLRRDLQDLENCHKLLRIHGGAQNVISLHEEPALSQKAAVHINEKKMIGQTAANFVQNHEVIFLDSGTTIQFMIPYLIEHNDLLVITNSVDNASMLADYNVSTFLPGGKLKSSTKALVGANIIQTLENYHFDRAFLGTNGFSVEAGYTTPDPEEAAIKSLAIAQSNQAYVLSDSSKFSQVSFSRFAALEEVPLITDKLSDKEISVLSKHTKITEAI from the coding sequence GTGCTTACCGAAGAAAGACAACAAATTATTTTAGAACAATTAAAATTACATAATATTGTCAAACTCCATGATTTAATTCCACTAACTGGTGCTTCCGAATCCACCTTGCGCCGTGATCTTCAAGATTTAGAAAATTGTCATAAATTATTAAGGATTCACGGTGGTGCTCAAAACGTTATTTCTTTACATGAAGAACCAGCACTTTCGCAAAAAGCTGCTGTTCATATTAATGAAAAGAAAATGATTGGTCAGACAGCCGCAAATTTTGTTCAGAATCACGAAGTAATCTTCCTTGACTCAGGGACAACGATTCAATTCATGATTCCCTATTTAATAGAACACAACGACTTGTTAGTCATTACCAATAGTGTCGATAACGCTTCGATGCTGGCCGATTATAACGTCAGTACTTTTCTTCCTGGGGGGAAGTTAAAGTCATCTACCAAAGCTTTGGTTGGAGCTAATATCATTCAAACTTTGGAAAACTATCATTTTGATCGAGCTTTTCTAGGAACAAACGGATTTTCAGTCGAAGCTGGTTATACAACACCAGATCCTGAAGAAGCCGCTATAAAGAGCTTAGCAATCGCTCAGTCAAATCAAGCTTATGTTCTTTCTGATAGTTCCAAGTTTTCGCAAGTGAGTTTTAGTCGCTTTGCGGCTTTAGAGGAAGTCCCACTAATTACGGATAAATTATCGGACAAGGAAATAAGTGTTTTAAGTAAACACACTAAGATAACGGAGGCTATTTAG
- the obgE gene encoding GTPase ObgE, which produces MLMFVDNVKITVRSGKGGDGAVAFRHEKYVPLGGPSGGDGGRGGDIILKANEGMNTLMDFRYKRIFKAEPGQNGQIKGMYGHKADPVYIKVPTGTSVYDEDTGRLIGDLVENNQELVVAKGGDGGRGNIHFANSKNQAPEVAENGEPGQEKRIKLELKLIADVGLVGFPSVGKSTLLSVATSARPKIAAYHFTTLSPNLGMVRLDDGRDFVIADLPGLIEGASNGVGLGIQFLRHVERTRVILHLVDMDPNNGRDPYEDYLAIRKELGNYDENVLKRPEVIVPTKLDIPGSDERMAEFKEKLPDDADIFPISSIQHTGVKALMNHTSEVLSNAEPIHFDVQTDETKEYNYEPEAKAFTIEKEGEHDFVVKGAKVELLLQRTNLDHQDGIMRFARQLKSMGIEDALIDAGAESGDSVTILDFTFEFI; this is translated from the coding sequence ATTTTAATGTTTGTAGATAACGTTAAAATCACCGTTAGATCCGGAAAGGGTGGCGACGGGGCTGTGGCCTTTCGTCATGAAAAATATGTTCCACTTGGTGGACCTTCCGGCGGTGATGGTGGTCGCGGTGGCGATATCATCTTAAAGGCAAATGAGGGTATGAATACCTTAATGGACTTTAGATATAAGAGAATTTTCAAGGCTGAACCTGGTCAAAATGGTCAAATCAAGGGGATGTATGGTCACAAAGCTGATCCCGTCTATATTAAAGTTCCAACAGGAACTTCAGTATATGATGAAGATACTGGTCGTTTGATTGGTGATTTAGTTGAGAATAATCAAGAATTAGTAGTTGCTAAAGGTGGCGACGGTGGACGAGGTAATATTCACTTTGCTAATTCTAAGAATCAAGCTCCAGAAGTAGCTGAAAATGGTGAACCTGGACAAGAGAAACGTATTAAATTGGAATTGAAGTTAATTGCTGATGTTGGTTTGGTTGGGTTCCCATCTGTGGGTAAATCAACCTTATTATCAGTTGCAACTTCAGCTAGACCTAAAATTGCGGCATATCACTTTACAACTTTGTCACCTAATTTAGGTATGGTTAGACTAGATGACGGCCGTGACTTTGTTATTGCCGATTTACCTGGTTTGATTGAAGGTGCATCCAACGGTGTTGGTTTGGGAATTCAATTCTTACGACACGTTGAACGCACACGAGTTATTTTGCACTTAGTTGATATGGATCCTAACAATGGTCGTGATCCATACGAAGACTACTTAGCTATTAGAAAAGAATTAGGTAACTATGACGAAAACGTCTTGAAACGTCCTGAAGTCATTGTTCCAACTAAATTGGATATTCCTGGTTCTGATGAACGTATGGCTGAATTCAAAGAGAAATTACCAGACGATGCTGATATTTTCCCAATTTCTAGTATTCAACACACTGGTGTGAAAGCATTGATGAATCATACTAGTGAAGTCTTATCTAACGCTGAACCAATTCACTTTGATGTTCAAACTGATGAGACTAAAGAATACAATTATGAACCAGAAGCTAAAGCATTTACCATTGAAAAAGAAGGCGAACATGACTTCGTTGTCAAGGGTGCCAAAGTCGAATTACTTCTTCAAAGAACTAATTTGGATCACCAAGATGGAATTATGCGTTTTGCTAGACAACTTAAATCTATGGGTATTGAAGATGCATTAATCGACGCAGGTGCTGAATCAGGCGATTCAGTAACAATTCTCGATTTCACTTTTGAATTTATTTAG
- the dnaE gene encoding DNA polymerase III subunit alpha, translating to MQAQLQVMSSFSLLHSPAKLTELVDQAKARGYEAIALTDINNLYGSIDFYKYAKKIGIKPIIGLTIEAAGIIDVENKYPLLLLAKNNSGYQHLIKISSKVMSEKEPVALSEMQSWLSDLFIITPASDAEILSVEVAPYVKALQQLIDTDSLYLGVSLYAGQIDNVKNIRMVARTQQLPLAALGDVRYVDADDHLAYQVVNNLRTGQRFESLDQVVETGDHYLRTASSFASDFAEVDMSEAIDNTKQIADQCNVEIQFQETELPKFETPDDVSSQQFLHDLATKGLKKRLNGQIPADYQQRLEYELSVIEKMGFSDYFLIVWDVIKHAHEIGIKTGPGRGSAAGSLVSYCLGITQLDPIKYDLLFERFLNPQRANMPDIDLDLPDDRRDEMVMYMHDKYGSDHMAQIITFGTLAAKMALRDIARTFSQTQFQISQWSNAIPRKLNITLKESFDESSTLRGLVDNSRENQLIFKVAQRIEGIPRHYSTHAAGIVLSKKNMTDIVAVQLEDDGINLTQQTKYNVENVGLLKMDFLGLKNLTILDKAIQAISKRYGKEFVPEKIPLNDSKTLALFQRGATDGVFQFESNGIRSVLRQLVPTSFDDIVATNALYRPGPMQNISTFIARKHGREPVTYPDKSLEKILKPTYGILVYQEQVMQASSEMANFSLADADILRRAISKKNEQLIEENRQKFVNGAVSQGHDKKSAEKVYQYIEKFGNYGFNKSHSVAYSMIAFWLAYIKTHFPDIFFACLLNSNLNNETKVTMYIQDAKDSRVQIRNVDINQSQYDFVDHEKSIRFGLLSIKGMRRDLATNIIEERQKNGEYTSPLNFLQRIDRRFVKTDYLEPMILSGTFDTFNRNRKELLYDFRDLIESIQLAGSNLSLFDVLDPKKHQVDDFTLTERLNQEKTYLGVYVSGHPVEKYRSRLLDLRTIKISELASHQNQVINVLGLVKNLRVIRTKKGQRMCFMTIEDETGSISVTIFPKLFQKIEEMELDGKIFLFVGRPNMGKRGELELIADRLSDPKQYTVQLPSEKLYLKVSKSLDTPENLEQLYRIIESSRGQMPVIVYREKKKQALLLKSNHWIDFNGDVQSKLEMFLGKRSVLLKKSD from the coding sequence TTGCAAGCACAACTACAAGTAATGAGTAGTTTTAGTTTATTGCATAGTCCCGCAAAGTTGACCGAGTTGGTTGATCAAGCTAAAGCTCGGGGTTATGAAGCAATTGCTCTAACAGATATCAATAACCTTTATGGTTCAATTGATTTTTATAAATATGCTAAAAAAATTGGTATTAAACCAATTATCGGTTTAACAATTGAGGCTGCGGGAATTATTGATGTTGAGAATAAATATCCATTGCTGTTATTGGCTAAGAATAACAGTGGTTATCAGCATCTAATAAAAATTTCATCAAAAGTTATGTCTGAGAAAGAACCAGTTGCATTGTCGGAGATGCAATCTTGGTTGTCAGATTTATTTATTATTACACCAGCTAGTGATGCTGAAATACTCAGTGTCGAAGTTGCTCCATATGTTAAGGCTCTACAACAATTGATTGATACTGATTCACTTTATTTAGGTGTCAGTCTCTATGCTGGTCAAATTGATAATGTCAAAAATATTCGAATGGTTGCTCGCACACAACAATTACCACTAGCGGCTTTAGGTGATGTTCGCTATGTTGACGCAGATGATCATTTGGCATATCAAGTAGTCAATAATTTACGTACAGGACAACGATTTGAAAGTTTAGATCAAGTTGTCGAAACCGGGGACCATTATTTGCGGACTGCTAGTAGTTTTGCCAGTGATTTTGCCGAAGTTGATATGTCAGAGGCAATTGACAATACTAAGCAGATTGCTGATCAATGTAACGTTGAAATACAGTTTCAAGAAACTGAGTTACCTAAATTTGAAACACCAGACGATGTGAGTTCGCAACAGTTTTTACATGATCTTGCTACTAAGGGATTGAAAAAGCGTCTAAATGGCCAGATTCCAGCAGATTATCAGCAACGGTTGGAGTATGAACTGTCTGTTATTGAAAAAATGGGCTTCTCAGACTACTTTTTGATTGTTTGGGATGTAATCAAACACGCACATGAAATTGGCATTAAGACTGGCCCAGGACGTGGTTCTGCAGCGGGTTCATTAGTGTCATATTGCTTAGGCATTACCCAGTTGGATCCAATCAAGTATGATTTACTATTTGAACGTTTTTTGAATCCTCAACGAGCAAATATGCCTGATATTGATTTGGATTTGCCAGATGATCGTCGTGATGAAATGGTGATGTATATGCATGACAAATATGGTTCTGACCATATGGCACAAATTATCACCTTTGGCACGTTGGCAGCGAAAATGGCTTTACGTGATATTGCTCGAACGTTCAGTCAAACGCAATTTCAAATTTCTCAATGGTCGAATGCAATTCCTCGAAAATTAAACATTACTTTGAAGGAATCATTTGATGAATCAAGCACTTTGCGTGGCTTAGTTGATAATTCACGTGAAAATCAATTGATTTTTAAGGTGGCACAGCGAATCGAGGGGATTCCACGTCACTATTCGACTCATGCTGCCGGAATTGTTCTTAGTAAGAAAAATATGACGGATATCGTGGCAGTTCAGCTTGAAGATGACGGGATTAATTTAACGCAACAGACGAAATATAATGTTGAAAATGTCGGTTTGTTGAAGATGGACTTTTTAGGCTTGAAAAATTTAACAATTTTAGACAAAGCTATTCAAGCGATATCTAAGCGTTATGGCAAAGAGTTTGTGCCGGAGAAAATTCCACTGAATGATTCCAAAACTTTGGCGTTATTTCAACGTGGTGCAACTGATGGAGTATTTCAATTTGAATCAAACGGTATTAGAAGTGTTCTGCGGCAGTTAGTTCCAACCAGTTTCGATGATATTGTGGCTACGAATGCTTTGTATCGTCCAGGTCCAATGCAAAATATCTCGACTTTTATTGCGCGTAAACATGGACGAGAGCCGGTTACATATCCTGATAAATCGTTAGAGAAGATTTTGAAACCAACTTACGGCATTTTAGTTTATCAAGAGCAAGTTATGCAGGCATCTTCAGAAATGGCTAATTTTTCTTTAGCTGATGCCGATATTTTACGTCGAGCCATCAGTAAAAAAAATGAGCAATTAATTGAAGAGAATCGGCAAAAATTTGTCAATGGGGCAGTCTCACAAGGTCATGATAAAAAATCAGCCGAAAAAGTTTATCAGTATATTGAAAAATTTGGTAACTATGGATTCAATAAGTCCCATTCCGTCGCCTATTCAATGATTGCTTTTTGGTTGGCATATATCAAAACACATTTTCCAGATATTTTCTTTGCCTGTCTGTTAAATTCCAATTTGAATAATGAGACTAAGGTGACGATGTATATTCAAGATGCCAAAGATTCACGGGTCCAAATTCGCAATGTTGATATTAATCAAAGCCAGTATGATTTTGTGGATCATGAGAAGTCCATTCGGTTTGGATTGTTGAGTATCAAGGGGATGCGCCGAGACTTAGCAACTAATATCATTGAAGAACGACAAAAGAATGGCGAGTATACTAGTCCGTTGAATTTTCTACAACGAATTGACCGTCGGTTTGTGAAGACTGATTATTTAGAGCCAATGATCTTGTCAGGAACGTTTGATACTTTTAATCGAAATCGTAAAGAGTTGCTATATGATTTTCGTGATTTGATTGAGAGCATTCAGTTAGCGGGAAGTAATTTATCACTATTTGATGTACTTGATCCTAAAAAACACCAGGTGGATGACTTTACTTTAACGGAACGGTTGAATCAGGAAAAAACTTATCTGGGAGTTTATGTCTCAGGTCATCCGGTTGAAAAATATCGGAGTCGGTTGCTTGATTTGAGGACGATTAAGATTTCGGAATTAGCGAGTCACCAAAATCAAGTTATTAATGTTTTGGGGTTAGTTAAAAACCTCCGAGTAATTCGAACTAAAAAGGGTCAACGCATGTGTTTCATGACGATTGAAGATGAAACTGGTAGTATATCAGTGACAATTTTCCCTAAATTATTCCAAAAAATTGAGGAAATGGAACTGGATGGTAAAATTTTCTTATTCGTCGGTCGTCCTAATATGGGCAAACGAGGAGAATTGGAGTTAATTGCAGACAGATTGTCTGATCCTAAGCAGTATACCGTCCAATTACCGAGTGAAAAATTATATTTGAAAGTTTCCAAAAGCTTGGATACACCGGAAAACCTCGAACAATTATATCGAATTATTGAAAGTTCAAGAGGACAAATGCCAGTTATTGTCTATCGAGAAAAAAAGAAGCAAGCGTTACTATTGAAGTCGAACCATTGGATAGATTTTAATGGTGATGTTCAGAGCAAATTGGAAATGTTCTTAGGAAAAAGAAGTGTTTTGCTAAAAAAAAGTGATTAA
- a CDS encoding YjzD family protein: MEEMRYIAVIFWSIMLGQVAGFIGGALNQQKFNSTYSIIVSIVFAIIFSVIPLILDSAVKDTKKEKNA; this comes from the coding sequence ATGGAAGAAATGAGATATATTGCTGTTATTTTCTGGTCTATCATGCTGGGACAAGTAGCCGGATTTATCGGTGGTGCTTTGAACCAACAAAAATTTAATTCAACTTACTCAATTATTGTAAGTATAGTATTTGCTATCATCTTCAGTGTAATTCCATTGATTCTAGATAGTGCTGTAAAAGATACTAAGAAGGAAAAGAACGCTTAA
- the rpmF gene encoding 50S ribosomal protein L32, whose amino-acid sequence MAVPKRKTSKQRKRQRRAHLKLSTPNMQFDVATGEYRLSHHVSPSGMYKGEKVISDSKEA is encoded by the coding sequence ATGGCTGTTCCAAAGAGAAAAACATCAAAACAAAGAAAGCGCCAAAGACGCGCACATCTTAAGTTAAGTACACCAAACATGCAATTCGACGTTGCTACTGGTGAATATCGTTTGAGTCACCATGTATCACCATCAGGTATGTACAAAGGTGAAAAAGTTATCAGCGATAGCAAAGAAGCTTAA
- a CDS encoding lipopolysaccharide assembly protein LapA domain-containing protein, with protein sequence MKGKQSRFVIGLVIALIVVIFAVLNVNPVTVSFGFTRIKLPLIILIIVTLLLGAVITLLLATTGNKKDDDFNRHAKKQISRVKVSNDNQIADALKENNAKKQTK encoded by the coding sequence ATGAAGGGTAAACAATCAAGATTTGTAATTGGCTTAGTTATTGCGTTGATCGTAGTTATCTTTGCTGTTTTGAATGTTAATCCGGTGACAGTTAGTTTTGGGTTTACAAGAATTAAACTACCACTGATTATTTTAATTATCGTTACATTGTTGTTGGGAGCTGTAATTACGTTATTACTAGCTACTACTGGCAATAAAAAAGATGATGATTTTAATCGTCACGCAAAGAAACAAATTTCCCGCGTTAAAGTGTCAAACGATAACCAAATTGCCGATGCATTGAAAGAAAATAATGCAAAAAAGCAAACTAAATAG
- the rnz gene encoding ribonuclease Z: MELEFLGTGAGVPSKGRNVSSTALKMLDERNEVWLFDVGEATQHQILKTAIKPRKITKIFITHLHGDHIFGLPGLLASRANQGGNTPLEIYGPVGIKEYVETSLKVTGSRLGYQIKYIELKNDGEIFNDKTFSVYAGKLKHRVTCFGYRVVEKPRVGELLVDKLAEYHIPNGPIFGQLKAGKEVTLDNGTVLNGKDFIGPDKPSKVVTIISDTRYTPEIDKLSKDADVIVHESTFSNAEKKLAYNYYHSTATQAAEVAKRSHAKGLILTHISARYTGRGALILQKEAQKIFKNTRVASDFDLYEVPFN, translated from the coding sequence ATGGAGTTAGAATTTTTAGGAACTGGTGCCGGAGTTCCATCAAAGGGCCGCAACGTTTCGAGTACTGCATTAAAAATGCTGGACGAACGAAATGAAGTTTGGCTTTTTGACGTTGGTGAGGCTACACAGCATCAAATATTAAAAACAGCAATTAAGCCAAGAAAGATAACAAAGATTTTTATCACTCACTTACATGGTGATCATATTTTTGGACTTCCAGGGTTATTAGCTAGCCGGGCCAATCAAGGTGGTAATACGCCATTGGAGATTTATGGTCCTGTCGGAATTAAAGAATATGTTGAAACTTCTTTGAAGGTAACTGGTAGTAGATTAGGTTATCAGATCAAATATATCGAACTTAAAAATGATGGCGAAATTTTCAATGATAAAACTTTCAGCGTTTATGCCGGTAAATTAAAGCATCGAGTAACTTGTTTTGGCTATCGTGTCGTGGAAAAGCCACGTGTTGGAGAATTATTAGTTGATAAATTAGCAGAGTATCATATTCCAAATGGACCAATTTTCGGACAACTCAAGGCCGGTAAGGAAGTTACTTTGGATAATGGTACCGTGTTGAATGGGAAAGACTTTATTGGACCTGACAAACCTAGCAAGGTTGTCACAATCATTTCTGATACACGCTATACACCTGAGATCGATAAGCTATCGAAAGATGCGGACGTAATCGTTCATGAGTCAACTTTTTCTAATGCTGAAAAGAAATTAGCGTACAATTATTACCATTCAACAGCTACTCAAGCAGCTGAGGTCGCTAAGAGAAGTCATGCTAAAGGTTTGATTTTGACACATATTTCTGCAAGATATACGGGTAGAGGTGCTTTGATTCTTCAAAAAGAAGCACAAAAGATTTTTAAAAATACTCGTGTGGCTAGTGATTTTGATTTGTACGAGGTACCTTTTAATTAG